From a region of the Megalops cyprinoides isolate fMegCyp1 chromosome 13, fMegCyp1.pri, whole genome shotgun sequence genome:
- the LOC118788295 gene encoding vitamin D 25-hydroxylase: MLSTGRLALKLTVSYGQAFVVLGSLLVILLSFLLIRQLAKQRRPRGFPPGPTPLPIIGNILSLASEPHVYMRKQSEIHGQIFSLDLGGISTVVLNGYDAIKECLSHQSEVFADRPSLPLFKKMTNMGGLLNSKYGRGWVEHRKLAVNSFRYFGSGQKTFENKISEECMFFIDAMDEHKGKPFNPKHLVTNAVSNITNLILFGQRFTYDDRDFQQMIEIFSENVELAASGWAFLYNAFPWIEILPFGKHQKLFRNAAKVYDFLLEIIERFSQGRMRQSPRHYIDAYLDEMEQSAADPGASFSWENLIFSVGELIIAGTETTTNAIRWAMLYMALHPSVQDKVQKEIDSVVGNSRPPSLEDRPQMPYVEAVLHEVLRFCNVVPLGIFRATSEDAQVRGYSIPRGTLVITNLYSAHFDEKYWSHPDVFSPERFLDCRGDFVRREAFLPFSVGRRHCLGEQLARMEMFLFFTTMMQRFRLQFPAGSVPSLTPKLGMTLQPLPYAICAIRRQQ, translated from the exons ATGCTGTCTACCGGCAGACTGGCACTTAAACTGACCGTCTCTTACGGACAGGCGTTTGTAGTTTTAGGTAGCCTTCTAGTaattcttctctctttcttgctgaTTCGTCAACTCGCAAAGCAGAGGAGACCTAGAGGTTTCCCCCCAGGACCAACACCCTTGCCTATAATTGGGAACATCCTGTCTCTCGCCTCCGAGCCGCACGTCTATATGAGGAAACAGAGCGAAATCCATGGACAG atcTTCAGTCTTGATTTAGGCGGCATCTCAACTGTGGTGCTGAATGGGTACGATGCTATCAAAGAATGCCTCTCGCATCAGAGTGAGGTATTTGCAGACAGACCATCCCTGCCTCTGTTCAAGAAAATGACCAATATGGGAG GACTTCTTAACTCCAAGTATGGCCGTGGATGGGTTGAACACCGCAAACTTGCTGTCAACAGCTTCCGCTACTTTGGAAGCGGCCAAAAGACTTTTGAGAACAAGATCTCAGAGGagtgcatgtttttcattgatGCAATGGATGAGCACAAGGGGAAGCCCTTCAACCCCAAACACCTGGTGACCAATGCCGTGTCCAACATCACCAACCTCATCCTTTTCGGCCAGCGCTTCACCTACGACGACCGGGACTTCCAGCAGATGATTGAGATCTTCAGCGAGAACGTGGAGCTGGCTGCCAGCGGGTGGGCCTTCCTCTACAATGCCTTCCCCTGGATCGAGATCCTGCCATTCGGCAAACACCAGAAGCTCTTCCGCAACGCGGCAAAAGTCTACGACTTCCTGCTGGAGATCATTGAGCGCTTCTCCCAGGGCCGGATGCGGCAGTCCCCGCGGCACTACATTGATGCGTACCTGGACGAGATGGAGCAGAGCGCGGCCGACCCTGGGGCCTCGTTCTCATGGGAGAACCTGATTTTCTCTGTGGGCGAGCTGATTATTGCTGGCACCGAGACCACCACCAATGCCATCCGCTGGGCTATGCTGTACATGGCACTCCACCCTAGTGTCCAAG ACAAGGTGCAGAAAGAGATCGACAGCGTGGTGGGGAACAGCAGGCCGCCCTCGCTGGAGGACCGGCCACAGATGCCCTACGTGGAGGCAGTGTTGCATGAGGTCCTGCGCTTCTGCAACGTGGTGCCCCTGGGCATCTTCCGCGCCACCTCTGAGGACGCCCAGGTGAGGGGCTACTCCATCCCCCGCGGGACCCTCGTCATCACCAACCTGTACTCGGCGCACTTCGACGAGAAGTACTGGAGCCACCCGGACGTCTTCTCCCCGGAGAGGTTCCTGGACTGCCGCGGCGACTTCGTCCGGCGCGAGGCCTTCCTGCCCTTCTCAGTGG GGCGGCGACACTGCCTGGGTGAGCAGCTGGCGAGGATGGagatgtttctctttttcaccaCGATGATGCAGAGGTTCCGCCTGCAGTTTCCCGCAGGCTCTGTCCCCAGCCTCACGCCCAAACTGGGCATGACGTTACAGCCCCTCCCCTACGCTATCTGCGCCATCAGGAGACAGCAGTGA